One stretch of Priestia megaterium DNA includes these proteins:
- a CDS encoding peptidoglycan-binding protein: protein MSDLSLDKLLKKAENKLQDVHEIVQEKAYELIGQAYKESIFVVITEGFRSIEHQHKLYSQGRTTPGSIVTNAKGGYSYHNYGLAFDIALLDNDGKVDWTIDRRWNKAGEIGKRIGLEWGGDWTSLKDYPHFQYTFGLSLSELRSGKVPKKQTPKASSMLIKYGDRGNHVQLIQRMLIHLGYSLFGGADGIFGSSTLKAVKAFQQAFYLQVDGIVGPKTIEKLYINFNKTMF from the coding sequence ATGAGCGATTTATCATTAGACAAGCTGTTAAAAAAAGCAGAAAATAAGTTACAAGATGTACATGAAATAGTGCAAGAAAAAGCGTACGAGCTCATTGGGCAAGCATATAAAGAAAGCATATTTGTTGTGATCACTGAAGGATTTAGATCGATAGAGCATCAGCATAAACTATATTCACAAGGCCGAACAACACCAGGAAGTATTGTCACTAATGCCAAAGGCGGCTATTCTTATCATAATTATGGACTAGCTTTTGACATTGCGCTGCTTGATAACGACGGAAAAGTTGACTGGACCATTGATCGAAGATGGAACAAAGCGGGAGAGATAGGAAAAAGGATTGGGTTGGAATGGGGAGGAGATTGGACAAGCTTAAAAGATTACCCTCATTTTCAATATACATTCGGTTTATCTTTGTCGGAGCTTCGAAGTGGAAAAGTACCTAAAAAACAGACCCCAAAGGCTTCAAGCATGTTGATTAAATACGGAGATCGAGGAAATCACGTACAGTTAATTCAACGTATGCTTATTCACTTAGGTTATTCTCTTTTTGGAGGCGCAGACGGTATATTCGGGTCTTCCACCCTCAAAGCGGTAAAAGCTTTTCAACAAGCATTTTATCTGCAGGTAGATGGAATAGTTGGGCCGAAGACAATCGAAAAACTCTATATTAATTTTAATAAAACTATGTTCTAA
- a CDS encoding polysaccharide deacetylase family protein encodes MIRRISILLFTLCFLFTGALPALCKAEQVKNVAVRDRLLYQGNNQLKQTSLTFDDGPDPRFTPHVLDQLKKHGIKATFFLIGAKAHEHPELVKRMVAEGHAVGIHTYWHPNLLKESTEKFHWEIAKTQAIIKNITGFETQLFRPPYGNLTQEMINELPNENVYAINWSSDSLDWKQIPETEITKNVFKNMQAGTIVLMHDGGHWTMDLSNTAKSLDTIIPRLKQEGYHFVTVPELLHIPYPKN; translated from the coding sequence ATGATACGAAGAATTAGTATACTGCTTTTCACACTGTGCTTCTTATTTACTGGAGCCCTTCCTGCATTATGTAAAGCGGAACAAGTAAAAAATGTAGCTGTGCGTGACCGTTTGCTTTATCAAGGTAATAACCAACTAAAGCAAACCTCCCTAACATTTGATGATGGACCGGATCCGCGCTTTACTCCACATGTATTGGATCAATTGAAAAAGCATGGTATTAAAGCAACCTTTTTTCTTATTGGGGCAAAAGCTCACGAACATCCTGAGCTTGTGAAGAGAATGGTAGCTGAAGGTCATGCTGTTGGGATTCATACCTATTGGCACCCCAATTTACTAAAAGAATCGACTGAAAAGTTTCACTGGGAAATTGCCAAAACTCAGGCTATTATTAAAAACATTACCGGTTTTGAAACACAGCTGTTTCGTCCTCCGTATGGAAATTTAACGCAAGAAATGATCAACGAGCTGCCAAATGAAAATGTCTATGCGATTAACTGGTCTTCTGATTCATTAGACTGGAAGCAAATTCCAGAAACAGAAATCACAAAAAATGTATTTAAGAACATGCAAGCCGGAACAATTGTTTTGATGCACGACGGCGGCCATTGGACCATGGACCTTTCCAACACCGCAAAGTCACTGGATACCATCATTCCTAGACTTAAGCAAGAAGGATATCATTTTGTGACCGTCCCAGAACTTTTGCACATCCCTTATCCAAAAAATTAA
- the metA gene encoding homoserine O-acetyltransferase MetA yields MPINIPRDLPAKEILEKERIFIMDDVRAVNQEIRPLNIVILNLMPEKEKAETQLLRLLGNSPLQVHITLLYTASHKAKTTSKNHLDQFYKTFEQIKERKYDGMIITGAPVEHIPFEEVNYWKELQEIMDWCKTNVTSTLHICWGAQAGLYHHFGIDKRPLSDKCTGVFTHVVSSEEPIKLLRGFDDVFYSPHSRHTDVDMNEVKNHPDLELLSYSEEAGVYMAMSKDEKFVFVTGHPEYDVQTLQEEFLRDTEKGLEPKLPEHYFPNNDPDKNPLKTWRSHANLLFMNWLNYYVYQETPYLWE; encoded by the coding sequence TTGCCTATTAATATTCCACGTGATCTTCCGGCAAAAGAAATTTTAGAAAAAGAGAGAATTTTTATCATGGACGACGTGCGCGCGGTTAACCAAGAGATTCGCCCGCTTAATATTGTTATCCTAAACTTAATGCCGGAAAAAGAAAAAGCTGAAACTCAATTATTACGTTTACTCGGGAACTCACCGCTGCAAGTGCATATTACACTTCTGTACACGGCAAGCCATAAAGCAAAAACGACGAGTAAAAATCACCTAGATCAGTTTTATAAAACGTTTGAACAAATTAAAGAGCGGAAATATGATGGAATGATTATTACAGGAGCACCTGTCGAACATATACCCTTTGAAGAAGTAAACTACTGGAAAGAGCTTCAAGAAATTATGGATTGGTGCAAAACAAATGTAACATCAACTCTTCATATCTGTTGGGGAGCCCAAGCCGGACTTTATCACCACTTCGGCATTGACAAGCGACCTCTTTCAGATAAATGCACCGGTGTATTTACGCATGTTGTATCCAGTGAAGAACCAATTAAGCTGCTGCGAGGATTTGATGATGTCTTTTATTCCCCTCATTCCCGTCACACTGATGTAGACATGAATGAAGTAAAAAATCATCCTGACCTTGAGCTTCTTTCCTACTCTGAAGAAGCTGGTGTTTATATGGCTATGTCTAAAGACGAAAAGTTTGTTTTCGTTACAGGTCACCCAGAGTACGACGTTCAAACACTGCAAGAAGAATTTCTTCGAGATACAGAAAAAGGGCTAGAACCAAAGCTTCCGGAACACTATTTCCCAAACAATGATCCTGACAAAAACCCTTTAAAAACTTGGCGTTCTCATGCCAACCTGCTGTTTATGAATTGGTTAAACTATTATGTTTACCAAGAGACTCCATATCTATGGGAATGA
- a CDS encoding Cof-type HAD-IIB family hydrolase, with amino-acid sequence MQTNEKKEFKLIALDMDGTLLNNQQEISKENREAIAKAQEQGVHVVLSTGRSLLTCREYAQSLQLSSYLITVNGSEIWDESGELVERKLIDASYIEKMWNLTQEHKLNFWAVTTDKVWRDEFPEDIASQEWLKFGYDIPDDALREEVLKQIAGISDFEISNSSLTNLEINALGINKAKGIMTVCERLGISMDEVIAMGDSLNDMAMIEAAGCGIAMGNAQEAVKEAADWVTDTNVNNGVAKAISHWVLK; translated from the coding sequence ATGCAAACAAATGAAAAGAAAGAATTTAAACTGATCGCACTAGATATGGATGGAACGCTGCTGAACAATCAGCAAGAAATTTCTAAAGAAAATCGTGAGGCCATTGCTAAAGCTCAAGAACAAGGTGTTCATGTGGTGTTAAGCACGGGGCGATCTCTTTTAACATGCCGTGAATATGCGCAGTCTCTTCAGCTATCTTCTTACCTTATTACAGTAAACGGAAGTGAAATTTGGGATGAATCTGGAGAGCTTGTAGAACGAAAGTTAATTGATGCTTCTTACATCGAGAAAATGTGGAATTTAACGCAAGAGCATAAGCTTAACTTTTGGGCTGTGACTACGGATAAAGTATGGAGAGACGAATTTCCAGAAGATATTGCCTCACAGGAATGGCTGAAGTTTGGCTACGATATTCCAGATGATGCTTTACGAGAAGAAGTGCTGAAACAAATAGCAGGCATTTCAGATTTTGAAATTAGCAACTCTAGTTTAACGAATCTAGAAATTAATGCACTTGGTATTAACAAAGCAAAAGGGATCATGACTGTATGTGAACGTTTGGGCATTTCAATGGATGAAGTCATTGCCATGGGAGACAGCTTAAATGATATGGCTATGATTGAAGCGGCAGGGTGTGGAATCGCGATGGGAAATGCTCAGGAAGCTGTAAAAGAAGCAGCGGACTGGGTGACAGATACAAATGTCAATAACGGAGTAGCGAAGGCTATCAGCCACTGGGTGCTAAAATAA